A window from Vulcanimicrobium alpinum encodes these proteins:
- a CDS encoding anti-sigma factor, which produces MSVPMPRDEMMEVVALYALGVLPREESALVAAFVAGDDDARREYHDLRAAADTIAFAAEEPVDSAASARMKERLVAKVRADAAGGNPVARRRIGPNPGWLWGTGLAAAAALVFSFVTVAQDVALRGDLAQTKRRAETLANQLAQTERVSRNDRQTLTDLVSSDARRYEVAQGAVVVRGDHVYFALSKLPALPKGRVYQAWTVLKGAKAVQPSVTFTPNADGVAVVQLPVDALKIGAVAVTVEPDGGSKAPTTSPTFVRPLS; this is translated from the coding sequence ATGAGCGTGCCGATGCCGCGCGACGAGATGATGGAAGTGGTCGCGCTCTACGCGCTCGGCGTTCTCCCGCGTGAGGAGAGCGCGCTGGTCGCGGCGTTCGTCGCCGGCGACGACGACGCGCGCCGCGAGTATCACGATCTGCGTGCGGCCGCCGACACGATCGCCTTCGCCGCCGAGGAACCCGTCGATTCGGCAGCCTCGGCGCGGATGAAGGAGCGCTTGGTTGCGAAAGTGCGCGCCGACGCGGCGGGCGGCAATCCGGTCGCGCGGCGCCGCATCGGCCCCAACCCCGGCTGGCTGTGGGGGACGGGGCTCGCAGCTGCGGCCGCGCTCGTGTTCTCGTTCGTCACGGTCGCGCAGGATGTGGCCCTGCGCGGCGATCTGGCCCAGACGAAGCGTCGCGCCGAGACGCTCGCAAACCAGCTCGCCCAGACCGAACGGGTCTCCCGCAACGACCGGCAGACGCTGACCGACCTGGTCTCGTCCGACGCGCGCCGCTACGAGGTCGCGCAGGGGGCCGTCGTCGTCCGCGGCGATCACGTCTACTTCGCGCTCTCGAAACTGCCCGCGCTCCCCAAAGGGAGAGTCTACCAGGCGTGGACGGTCCTGAAGGGCGCGAAGGCGGTGCAGCCGAGCGTCACCTTCACGCCGAACGCCGACGGTGTCGCCGTCGTCCAGCTCCCCGTCGACGCACTGAAGATCGGAGCGGTGGCGGTGACCGTCGAACCGGACGGCGGAAGCAAGGCGCCGACCACGTCGCCGACCTTCGTCCGCCCCCTCTCCTGA
- a CDS encoding RNA polymerase sigma factor has product MDRIRARDPVAFESLYDAYHRLVFGIGLRMLGDPSMAEDLTQSVFLKIWTAPDAFRGGSFTAWVSRVARNRALDVLRSRAVRPETEIPADLPLDGALDDDVFTRIDAQRVRDALAQLPSDQRDLIELGFFGGVTHQELAQRTATPLGTVKTRIRAGLRKMRESLGERVSQ; this is encoded by the coding sequence ATGGATCGAATCCGAGCGCGAGACCCCGTCGCGTTCGAATCGCTCTACGATGCGTACCACCGGCTGGTCTTCGGAATCGGTCTGCGCATGCTGGGCGATCCAAGCATGGCTGAAGACTTGACGCAGAGCGTTTTTCTGAAGATTTGGACCGCTCCGGACGCGTTCCGCGGCGGTTCGTTCACGGCATGGGTTTCGCGCGTCGCCCGCAATCGGGCGCTGGACGTCCTGCGTTCGCGCGCCGTCCGCCCCGAAACCGAGATCCCCGCTGATCTTCCGCTCGACGGCGCGCTCGACGACGACGTCTTCACGCGCATCGACGCGCAGCGCGTTCGCGATGCGCTGGCTCAGCTTCCCAGCGATCAGCGCGATTTGATCGAACTCGGTTTCTTCGGCGGCGTCACCCATCAGGAACTCGCGCAGCGCACCGCGACGCCGCTGGGGACCGTGAAGACGCGGATCCGCGCCGGGTTGCGCAAGATGCGCGAATCGCTCGGCGAGCGGGTGTCGCAATGA